The stretch of DNA TCTAATGTAGgctgtctttgttttaaatatttggtaCACAGCACAAAGTCAAAACAAGTTACTGAACTCAGACTAAAACAGCCTGGTGTAACAAGGCCTCTGTTTGCCTACTAGCTGCTTAACTGGTTATGCAGGCTGTACAATAGCACGTACAATAAAACTAATGTTTAGacagtaaataatttcatttttataaaatagatATCATGTCCATGTtatacaacttaaaaaaaaaaaaagagaaaagttctaacatattactttaaaaataagtctttaaGATATGGACAGAAACTCCAGTTCTGAGAACTTTTGGGCAGCTGCACTGCTACATATGTTTTTGTCAAAGTACAAAGAAAGTAACTGCTGATAAGTGGAACACTACAGCAAGCTGAGCTTTCTTTTGAACTTAAGTAAGCAGTAGTATAGGTAGTTCTAGATATTACTTTTAATCCTACAGCTGTTACCATCTATTTAGTATAAGAGACCCTCATACTGAATAGGCCCAAACCAGAGCTGCTCTCTGTAGACTTTGTAACTCACGTTAAAAAGGGAGTTTTAAAGCAGTGGcctatttaaatgcttttcatgtCCTggatttaaacttttttttttctatagcaaAAAATGCTGATACTCTAAAGCtaaatacactttttctttcaatatctTTCATTGCTATTAGTGAAGTTAGGTGACATTAAAACCGAGAGTGGCTATAACTCACTTTCATTATTCATCCGGTAAACAGTGATTTCTCAAGTCCATAAGAGGGGGACCATTTCAGCTGCAGACTGCAATTAATCAGGAACGATTACTTTTCAATTTCACTGCCATTAATGCTACATTATCGTATATTCAATACAGGCATTCGGGTAATAGCAGAGTCTCTGGGGAGCCACTTTGTCCAACTGAACGAATTAAAACTAACTGATGTTGTCACCATATAATAGACTTGGATCAGAATAAAAGTTTGGTCTGAGTTAAGGTCCTGCAACTGGAGTTTGCAGCTCCCCCATCTGAATCATACCTGTTCCAAATGCAACGGATCTGCTGATTGAGGTTTTAATTAAGATTCAAATAGGAGGTCTTCGTTACTTTATTCACAAAAAGAACCATATTCAGACAAGCTTTGCTGgccacagaaaacaagagatATGGTATGCTGTAAAGCATTAACACTAATTGCTCATTTTTGTTGTCCATAACACACTTTTCTTTAAACCAGTTTCTCAGCTCTGTAACCTGTTTCCAGTCGCTACATTGCTTATCTTTCCTCACACACAGTTTACTGAAGATTAAGTGAAATCAACAATAGCACCCAAAATTGCAATTGTGGAGCAGATTAGAAACACAAAATGGCTTGAAACCAGGGAGCTATAAAACTTAAGTCATTTCATGAGCTGAATTATTCAACTAGAAGTAAGCCTGAAGTCCTGGAGTTTGTGCTTCTTCCCCACAACTGTCATCCACATGTGGTTAATAAATTAACCACACGGACTGACCAAAGTCAATACGGCATAGATCACTGCTTTAGAAAAGCAACAGTGACTGAATCTCTTGAGACAGAATTTGTGGTTTTGTCTGAAAAGGAACAGTGTGGTATAATGAAAAAAGAGTGACAGCTTATTGTGGAGCTAGACACACAGAGAAATACTTTTCCGAGTATGAGGATTCTGGTAGAAAGACACAGTTTTGGAACTGAcaagttttttaaaatcagctttctTGTGTGTGGCTTTCGGCATCAGCACTGCTGTAGAAAGCTTCCAGTATCATATTCAAGCATGAAAAATTCTCAATACTGCCTTCCTTGTTGGAGGACAGACAGATGTTAAAGACTACAACTGTTTGGTTTCTTATGCTGCCCTATGCTGCATGACACAGCATGATGTAACCCTCCAAGTTTATATTTAGTTGtacaaaagctttctttttcagagaagagaaCCTAGCAAAaggctgttttaaaagaatgaagaacGTAATTTTGAACAACTTCCTTAAAACATATGATTAAATCATTTGGAAGGCAGGCAggtctcattttttcccccataacaGTAATTACGCTTTCTTACTCTATCTGCTTTTCCACAATCGTTTTCTTAGGGTAGGTAAGACAAAAAGATGCAGTAGAGGAAATCTCCCTGCATTTATATCCCATAATTTCCAACGACCGCTCCAAAGTAATGTTTTTCCATGAACTTGCTACACTGATGTTAATAGaaagagtaatttaaaaaaatatagattttttgCTTGAGAACTGAGATAGAACACCCAATTTAGAAGGGTAAAATTCACAATATTCTCCTCTGGTTTCAAccattaaaaatcatttctagTGCCTGTAACCATCGTGATTACTTTTTACTTACAAGCTCCCAGAGATTGTGACACACTATTTTAGAAGCACCGCTATTGAGAGACCTGTTTCCTGAAAGCTGGTGcagcactttgtttttctttcacctgcATTAGTgaggaaacaaaagtaaaactgATTTTGATGGAGTTAATCTACATTTTTCTGTGGCTGTAAAATATGCAGGAGGTAGTACGACTGTTCTTATTTGAATGGTGTGATATAGAAAAGTCTGGtggacaaaaatgtttttaaaatctgacaTGCTAATGGCTGTATTATGATTCATTCTGCACACATTAGCATTCTAAGATTCTACTATGtaacaaaaatgctttattaaCCAGAAAACACTCCGCAAGAAACTGTCACATACAGGTGGTTCACCACAAAGTAAATGAGTAACCATCTGGCAGCTTaattcactaaaaaaaaataatagcactTTCCAAGTAATACACGaagtaaaaacatttctaaagctacataaagaattaaaagcacTCCTTGTGAAGTGACTCGGCCTCCACAGAGTTTGGTACTACAGAACTGAGAACGTTAATTCACTACTTAGAGTGAGCTGGTTTACAGGAATAAAGAGCTGACGCTGGAACACAGAATATCCCCTGcgtaaatgtttatttttgaagataaGTGTAAGTTTTGTTTGTAGGTAAAACACTATCAAAAGGAATAGCCACAGAAGTTAGCTGATATAAGAATTCTGATAACTGGCTTCTGACAGGCTTTGACATCTGCAAAGGAAATACATacctctgcacagctctgccaacTCACCTCCCAACCTccctttctttaaagaagattttaaGCAATTTTTTCCAGCTTACACTCTGCCTCTCAGGGCCGCAGTTTAAGCAAACACATAAAGCTTAACGTGGAAAGGGGATGAAGGAGGCGTTTGTTACCACATTAACAAGCTGCTCTGTGCGAACATGCCTTtgtcagaaggaagaaaaatgagctcGGAGGGCCGGGCCCGATAAATGCCTCTCATTCAATGAGATCTGAGCAGATCTGCAACGGAAGAGACTTTGGAGATCAAGTCAGATCCACTGAGCGATCCTATGCCTGCGACGAGTCCTCAGAGAGCTTAGGGCTTCTTGCCGCTCTCCCGTCGAGGCTATTAGCGCTGCCGCTGAACTAGGTTAACGCGATTAAAGCTCCACCGAGGACGTAACATCCTCGGCGAGCAAAGGCACAACCTGTGCTGTGGCTGCGCTTGAAGAGGCAGGGCCGTTAGAAACGGCGTGCGTGGGGTGTGTCTAAAGGGACGTTAAGGGTGGAACTGGGGGAGGACAGAGGAACATCACCGTCAGGAAAACCCACGCAGTGCGTGTAGTCCTGGACCAAACCGCCGTACGGGCTCTGAGGCTTCACCCCCCGGCGCCCCTCCTGGCACCGCGCACCGGGCGACGCCTTCCCTCGGCGGCCTGCGCGCTCCCGGCCGAAGAGCGGGGCCGAGGCCCGAAGTCCGGCTCCCCACGGCCGGGCCTAGCGAGGCGGGGaggccccagcccagcccagcccagcccagcccagcccagcccggcccgcACGGTACCGCGCCCCGGCTCGCAgtgcgccccgccgccgcctttgtatttttaaaccacGCTGCCGCATCCCGCTCCGCCCAATCACGAGGCGCGCAGCGCCCGGCGGCCAATGGCGGACGCCCCCGCGGTTTTTTAAACCGTCCATCTCGTCCAATCGCCGCCCGGCGCGCCtagccccgcccccccgccgctcTCCTCACCCCAACCGGTTCCAGCGAGTATGCGGGCTGCCGACCCCCTCGCGCGCCACCTACCCCGGCAGCCGCTCGGCCGCTGACGCCGGCGGCGCGGCGAGCCAATGGGGAGCGCGGCCGGCCCGAGTGGGCGGGGCCACAGGCAGTTTGAACCGGCGCGGCGACCAatgggcggcggcggggggcgggccCGGAGGGGCGGCGGGTCAAGTTGCTGTGGCGGGTAGGGCTGCGGAAAACAAGAGGCTCTAAGTGCGCCGCCGGGCAGGCAGTCCGCAGCGAGCCGCGCAGCCAGCAgcgccccgcagccgccccgccccgcccagCCAGGCAAGGCCCGAGCGGCCTCCGCCCGCGGAGCCTCCGTGAGGGCTGcggggaagcagggagggaggcggggaggaaggaagggagggacgagggcaggagggagcggGCTCctgcgggcgggcggccgccgggcgggcggcgggggccggcccCGCGCGGAGGGCGGCGGGAGGCCGCGgggggaggcgggcggcggcgcgggcccggccgccgcgcGGGGAGCCGAGGGCTGGCGGGAGGGCGGCTGACGGGCGGCGGGTGGTGCTGCGCATGCGCGGGCGCCGCGGGCGTGCTTGGGCgggaaggcggcggcggcgcgcgaGGGGCGGGGGCGTGGCCACCACCATAACCACGCCCCCGCTTGGCCACGCCCCCCACGACCACGCCCCTCacttctcccccctccccttcctcccccccgcAGGGACCCGCCGCCGACCTCGCCATGGGCAAAGGCGACCCCAACAAGCCGCGGGGCAAGATGTCCTCGTACGCCTACTTCGTGCAGACGTGCCGCGAGGAGCACAAGAAGAAGCACCCGGACTCGTCCGTCAACTTCGCCGAGTTCTCGCGCAAGTGCTCCGAGCGGTGGAAGGTGAGCGCGGCCCCCGCGGCTGCTGCCTCTCCGGGCAGTAAGGGGGCAGCGGGCGCCGGATCTGAGCCGGgttccctcccctcttcccccccccacccccccgtgTGTCTGCAGACGATGTCCagcaaggaaaaagggaagTTCGAGGAAATGGCCAAGGGAGACAAAGCTCGTTACGACAGGGAGATGAAGAACTACGTCCCTCCcaaaggagagaagaaggggaagaagaaggacCCCAACGCTCCGAAGAGACCACCGTGAGTGCTTCTGTGCCAAAAACAACCCACACAACCCTATACATTCCAATTGTCTCATAGTTACTTAACCCTTATTGCCGTCTCTCTTTTCAGATCTgcattcttcctcttctgttctgAACACCGtccaaaaatcaaaaatgagCATCCCGGCTTGTCTATTGGAGATACAGCAAAGAAGTTAGGTGAAATGTGGTCTGAACAGTCGGCCAAAGATAAACAACCATACGAACAGAAGGCTGCAAAACTAAAGGAGAAATATGAAAAGGTACAGTGAGGATAATAAAGTAGTGGCTAAAATCATATAGGTCACTGTAAATGTGACACTTAAGTTTTGCACCTAAACAGTGTATGGTTTGTAATTCTAAGTGTTTATATGAAACTCTGTCAGGCTTCAGAATGCATGGAAAGGGTGTGGCATGGGAGATTTCTGGAATGCTTGCAGTGAGCCTAAATGTGATTTTTACGTATCTAGAGATTTTAGCAATAAGGTGCTTTACTTCCAGAAAAACAGGTCACCTACTTGGGAAAGCATGCAGTCATCTTCCCAAGCactgtaaatataaaattcttAAAACTGCCTGTATGAATCTATGTTCTCTGGCCAAAAGGTGAAAGAATGAAAGTTCCAAGGTGGAAATCCCACTTTTCCACATACACGGTAGTATTAAATTATTGTAGTAGTGCATGATTGTCCTCAGAGTTACATTACCAGCAACTAACCAGCGTCTTTCTTGCAGGATATTGCAGCATATCGTGCCAAGAGCAAGAGTGATGCAGGAAAAAAGGGGCCAGGTAGGCCTGCAGGATCtaagaagaaagcagagcccgaagaggaggaggaggaggaagaagatgaggaagaggaggaggaagaggaggatgaggagtAAATGAATGTCCTGCTGTAAAGATTTACGCTCAAAATCCAATATTTTGCTAAGAATGTGAACTCAAGTGCAGCTCATTGTTAGCTTCAGTATAAAAATCTGTACAGAATTGTGTATAGGTAATGTGGTTCTTTGTAGGGAGACctctatttttaatgtaagtaGTACGCCGAGGGGCTGCTACAGTTcggttaaaaaaaagaagaaaaagttgtgGAATGTTTCTGCATATTTAATGGTTTTGTTGAAATTCAGTGACTGATAGccaggtgtttcttttttttagctAAGTAAAATAAAGGAGGTAGCTTAATAGCTGATCTTATATTTTGTAGTATATTGCattgtattactttttttaacaattttgtaataaaatgttGTACATGACTATTGTTGTATTCTTAATGTTTGAGAGGCTGTCTTTTCCCAGAGTTCTTAAGCCCTGTGCCGGTATTGCAGTGTGCTTGGGCTATTACTGCTGCTGTTACCACAAAATTGACAAGACTCTTAAAGTCATAGCTCtttgaaattcttcactctgagggtagcgaggcactggaacaggttgcccagagtagctgtggatgtcccatccctggaagcgttgaaggccaggttggatggggctttgagcaacctggtctggtggaagggTTCGGAACCACATCCCTTAAtggtcctttccaaccccaaccattcTAGGATTCTAAGAACTTGCACAGgattcaaaattttcttttgccttttaacCAGGGTTTTCTCTCCCATATACACTACCTTGAGTTGCAATTAAGTTTTTCCTTATGCTAGTATTTGCTTATATCATCTTCAGAGTGAATAATCTAGTTTTAATACTGAAGTTGATATTtattcctggattttttttctccccactaaCTACCAAAGCAGAGGTTTCAAAGTTTTGTCTTGCTTTATTAGCTGATTATAAATCAGGTACTTTCTAGAGCTCGGGTTCAGGGGCCTCTTCTGCTGTCCATGTAGGATAGGAAAGTTGGCTGTAAGAGACATGGTTAGAGGCATATCTTCCCTGATGTCCCCCTACTCTCTCCCTTTCACCCTGGCCGTGGTATTGGTGACTTTTCATACAATACTTTCAGCTTGCAGAATAGCCTGAGAAAGTCTGGAATGTTACCACATACCAAAGAGGaaggaagcatttttaaagagcaCCTTCTCCTGGTATGTTACTGTTTGTGATGGTAACAGTAACACCAGTTGCACTGTtccatagtgttttttttttttttttaatccaaaagtTGGTATAAAGATTTAAAAGTCTAGATCTAGACATCTAGCAGGATTTGcacatggaaaaatgaaagattccACAGCTAACCTAATACCTTCACTTTAATTTGTTGAGATAGATAAATAACTTACTAGCCTTTGAAAGCCCTGTGCTGAAAGTCATTTAATGCCTAGAGATTAAGTGCTATAAAGGGCATGCTTCcaacctttttcttcttttcttttctttttttctttttttttattttaagtctctGTTGCCCATCAAggtctgaaataaatttgagaAAAGTCATTTATATACAAGATAAAAAGAGATCTCAGCTGAATCACCACAGTAAATGTCACTTTGTTGTAGGTTAAAGATAATGTAGCACTCACTTTCTAAAAGAATCCAGTTCTGACAAAACCATTTAGTATATTTGCAAAAGCATGGGAATAAGGTAACTAAAGGCaattcaaaactattttataaTGAAGTAGGGTAACCTAACCAACCTTTGAAGACCTTCAAAACCCCAAGGCTGGTTTCCCCCACAGGAAACTTAAAGTAGTGTCAGAGGGGCTAACTTCTATCTTCCATGTTGGACCTACTGGAGATAATCTGCATTTGCAGGGTCAGTATCTCCATTTTACTACCTCAGATTTTGGAAAGCCACAGGTGTAAACTGGAAGTGAGAGTTCTGTGCACTATCCTCTAATACAGAATTTGCAGTTCTAGAGAACCTTTGTCCTTGTCTCCAAAATTCTTCCCTGTAGAGACAATTCCCTTTCAGAGTATGTAGCTGAGACTGCACTGGTCTCACTTTCATCCTGTTCTGGTCAGGTTTTCCTCTAGAAACGTCCCATCATCTCCCCTGAATTTTCAGACTCCCTTCTAGAGTGAAATGGTGACACTTCGAGAAGTCTTCCTGATTTGGTTTCTATAATCTTTCACAGTGGAACAGTAACATCAGAGTAAATTGACTAGTTTGatgatttgaaatgttttttagtTCTGCTCTAGTGCTTTTAAATTGAACAAAATATAACACTTCAAGTGTCCTAAAAAGCTGTATGGgttacagaattttaaatactGTGCCTGAGTAAGAGTGTATCTTGAGGTAATTCAGAATAAAGAGGCTCTTctaattttttcctcagtgagGTAGACTTTTGGACTCAACTTTGTTTAGTATTAATTGGCTAATTTAGCTTCCAACACAATTTCTGCACAAAACCGCGCAGAACTGTGTAACGTTGTCACTCTTGTCCCATATCCTAATGATGCTGTGTGAAAAGCCACCTGCATTACTTTTGCTTATGATCTCATTTACAAATACATGCTGACTGATGGAGATCTTTGTTGCAAAAATAGTCTATTGTGCTGCTTTACCAGCCTGACCCACATCATTACCCAGATCATTTTGTGCGCACACGTCAGCATGAGCTGCAGCAACCCACAGCAAAGCTCCACATCACGTTGATCTATCAACTGAAAATGATATAGTGACTAAATACAATTAGtagtttttcaaataatattttgacCTTTTGATAAGAAGGATGTTGAATACAGAttaaagacaaaaggaaaagagcatgTGGAAATGACTACCTTCAaattaagctttaaaaagtaCAGTATGTCAGATCAGGAGTTTCAGATAATGCCCACCTGGGAATACTGAAAGAGCTAGTAAGTGATCAAAGTATAAAAGGAACATTCAGAAAAGACAAGGCTGTAGTAGAAAAGCTAAATTAGTTTTTCACATCCGTGTTCAATATGGACAATCATATGAAATTACTCACCAGAAACTTGTACCTGGAGGTGAACTGGGAAGTCTGTCTCAAATCAAATGGACACCCAAAAAGGTCGTCAGCATCAGGAAGGCTGATAAATTGCATGAGAGGTCCAGCATAAATGCATACCACCCAGTGAAGTAGACCAAGACCACCAAAACCAAGACTGATGTGGATAAAGAGCAGGTGTAAAAGAATAACAAATGTAGGAGACCAATCTTTAAAAAGTGGAACTTACTTCTAAACcagtaaaagagaagaaaattgcaCCCCAACAGACCTGATACAGCAGTGTGTCGCAGGGAAAAATACCATTGGAACACGTTGAGAAAACACATGATTATTAACTTTCAAGCATATCAGAACCAGGAGGCCTACCAAACAGTCCTTTGGGACAACACATGATCAAGAGACAAAAATCAATGATCAGAGaagattcaggaaaaaaaacacatttattttattttaatttttaaccttGAAGAGGAGCTTCAGAAAGTCCTCATGACAGAACTTGTAATGGAGGAGGCATGGTGGAGCATCTGTCTCAAATCCAGCTATAAAAGGTTTTGAAACAGAATGACAGGACAGATGGTATTCATCCTAGAGTTCTAATGAAACCCAAGGTTGAAATGGCTGAACCATTAACTgtactttgtcttttttcacTTAAAACTGCCTAGCACTAGAGGAATGGAAGGTCACAAATATGACactaattttcagaaagcattccATGGGGATACAGGGCACTTCAGACCAGTCATGTCCATATGGCAAGTAGAGAAATTCTCAGTACAGATGAGAATTTCTGGACAAATGGCTAAATAAGACATGAGAGGAAGTCCTGTTCCATAGACCTGTAAGGattctttgaaaaaatcaaTGAATGTGAAGATAGGGAGATCAGGTAGATTTCTGAAATTCCTGACAGACTCCTCATAAATAAAGCAAGCCGTCATTGAAGGTCTTGTGTTAATAAGTGATGGGATAAAAAATACAGGAACAAAATAGGAATTAATTACCAGTTTCACCAGTTGAGAAGAATCACCTGTGAAAACCCATAGGTTATTTTTGGAGGTCAGGTTAAGGGCTAGTGATgactattatatatatatatatatatatatatatgtatatgtatatatatgtgtatgtatatatatatgtgaatgaCTTGTAGAAAAGTGGTGAATGGTGCCACAACAAGGATGAGAGCTAACAGTGAAGAACTGCAAATCTAGACTACATCCTGAAGTGAGagcataataaaaatagtagGTGAAACACGCCGTTTATACAAGATACATTACATGTTAATACATTTTCTCCCAACacaagcaaaggggaaaaaggaggccTACTGTTTATGTCTTTGGTGATGAGGATGAACAATACACTACATTACATGCTAGTCTGGAGGAGATGCTGGAACTGTAATAGATAATTCTGTGAAGATATAAGAGATGTTTGTTAGAAAAGCATATAGCAAGTCAGGCATTATTAGGTAAAGTAATTCAAAAAATAAGAACTACTTATGAATGCTTTGCCTTATTCCTAAAGAAATATAAGGTTTaatatgtgatttatttatttatttatttatttgtggtgttttcaaaaggaaaaccttGATCAGAACAGCTACAAACCCAGGAGCTGAATGCAGTGTATACAGGCTTTAGAACTTAATCAACAATTACAATAACAATAGCAAAACTGCAAATCGACttggacaaaaaataaaaaagcatggAACAGAAGTTTTATCTTTGATTAGCTAATGATCTGTCAAACTGTTTCATAACTGTGTATGACAAACACCTTGTATATAACACTAGTAAATAATCAGCTACTTACTGCTCAGCGATGGATTATTTGCTGTGGTGGTGACTGTCACTAAACCTGCTTCACTTGCATTACCATCCCAGGCATATATTTatctctgttttctcattttggtttgtatttctttccacaTCTTGAAGTACATAAATGTTTTGCCCACAATCCCTGCATTTCTGGAATTGCTGGGCCTCTCATATGAGCTCCATCACAGCCTGGTCTGCTTCTCCATGATTCCTTTTGAATCCAGCGTCAAGAATCCACTAACAGAGCCCAGATGTAGAGCTCATTGCTACATTATCCAACACACACAGCCCTTGTGGGACTCATAACCCTTACAACTGTGGGATGTGCATGACATTTAAACCCACCCAGTAAAAAAGTTGATTGTCTATACAAATTTTTCCTCATGAGTGCAATCAAGAGCTGTCACAGGCCAGCATCAATTAGTGAGTGAACCTGTAGGTAGCTCCAACTAGATATCATGAGATCAACTAGCCTTAGCCTCACTGTTGGAGAGGCTTTTGGATTTTCAGGACTGAATACGCTGTCAGCCACCAGAAAAATCTTTAGCTAGCAATCTGGTGCTACATCTACAAGCTCTATGGCTATGCTCAAAGTTTCTTGACCCGAACTTCTATTGGTAAAGTTGTGCACGTAAATCATTTCTTCAGCAGAGCCGAAGGGATATTTGAATGGACAAGCTTTAACAGCAGAGTCAGGTAGCTTCCAGTAGAAAAGACCACATTCTTCTAAAAAGatcttttgaaaaatgtgttgttatGACATTATTGTCAGTGCTGCCACCTTAAAGCCCGCTCCTGGCTAGCTGAACCCATCACTGACCTAGCACTAAATCTTCCTTTGGGAATTAAGACCATTAACGAGCCTTCATAATTCTTCTGTATCTCACTGATTTGTCTCAGCAGGGGAACTAGCGGCAGAGCCAATGTGCCCCTTTAGAAACCTTCACACTTTTTGCATAATAAGATGTGATGGATGACCAAAGTCAGCCTAGATTCAAAAAGTGGTCAGACAAATTCTGGAATACTAAATAGAAAAACACTGTTCCTAGCTCAGACATCCCTTGAACTGTAAATTGCCAGAAGTAGGGAGAGTGTTACGGAAGTAACCTCACCCTGTCTTTTCGCTCTGCCTTGTGCTGCTTGACCACAGTGAGCCTTACTGAGGGAAGCAAGGCCACTGCGCTAACTAGACTGTTTGTCTGATCTCGTATGCACTTTTAAAGTTCTGTTAAGCTCAGTTCATGTCCTAAGTCAGaatattctttgcttttgtcCAACAGAGACAAAGGATCCTGATATTTCAGAAGCATGGACCATGAACATCACACGGAAGGTAATGGGACACTGtaacaggcaaaaaaaacaaccaaacaacaaacaaacaaacaaacaccagaaGGGGCAGCTCCAGTTTCCAAGTGGGAATGGCTCAG from Cygnus olor isolate bCygOlo1 chromosome 4, bCygOlo1.pri.v2, whole genome shotgun sequence encodes:
- the HMGB2 gene encoding high mobility group protein B2, with amino-acid sequence MGKGDPNKPRGKMSSYAYFVQTCREEHKKKHPDSSVNFAEFSRKCSERWKTMSSKEKGKFEEMAKGDKARYDREMKNYVPPKGEKKGKKKDPNAPKRPPSAFFLFCSEHRPKIKNEHPGLSIGDTAKKLGEMWSEQSAKDKQPYEQKAAKLKEKYEKDIAAYRAKSKSDAGKKGPGRPAGSKKKAEPEEEEEEEEDEEEEEEEEDEE